From one Rosa rugosa chromosome 4, drRosRugo1.1, whole genome shotgun sequence genomic stretch:
- the LOC133746017 gene encoding MDIS1-interacting receptor like kinase 2-like: MRSLTFEKVCPLVYCLFLYVHLLSSQNYFSHFASASSTTEAEALLKWKASFLNQTSHNNQLKDWIYLPKTTDTNTTNSSNNPKANESPCIWTGISCNAAGSVTNITIASSGIQGMLHEFSFSSFPNLEYLDLSLNKLFDVIPPQISSLSKLLHLDLSNNQFFGRIPPEIGLLRNLTFLYLYRNNLSDTIPKELGNLKSLVHLELNANQLNGSIPTTLGDLHNLKILHLSDNQLSGSIPQNLGNIQSLTVLELDNNQFSGYLPQNICRARSLINFSASSNHLIGPIPKSLKTCTSLFRVRLERNQLTGNIYEDFGVYPSLNFIDLSNNQFYGKISPNWGLSPNLTTLRIAGNNLIGSIPAEIGNATQIHELDLSSNGLVGTIPKEFGGLNSMVNLMLDGNQLSGRVPSEFKSLTDLEYLNLSANKFNGSIPSFVGDFLKLNYLNLSTNKFSQAIPFQLGKLIHLSQLDLSFNALEGQIPSDISNMQSLKILNISHNNLSGYIPTSMEDMHGLTYVDISYNHLEGPLPNIKAFQATHPEASQDNKGLCDNSSFLQLCNNESPKKDHKLVLLIIFLVLGAIALLAFIFAFVPKRKKKHLEERNRDDEISFSILKFDGKMMFKEIVRATEDFDPMHCIGQGEQGSVYKATLSSTCTVAVKKLHLLCDDDKNLQKAFLNEIRALTEMRHRNIVKLYGFCSHRRHSFLVYKYLEKGSLARVLSKDEEAKELGWSKRLNIVKGVASALCYMHHDCLKPIVHRDISSKNVLLDAKYRACVSDLGIAKFLNPDSANWTALAGTYGYIAPELAYTMVVNEKCDVYSFGVVALEIVMGRHPGDLLSSLSSGLSSSSSSSTALPAHPMPVVDVFDQRISPPTHQVAGEVLSLIKIAFASLNSCPRSRPTMKQVSQKFETHQRLHLTKPLRMIKLGELLAFDGLDLAI; the protein is encoded by the exons ATGAGATCTTTAACTTTTGAAAAAGTATGCCCTCTAGTTTACTGCCTTTTCTTGTATGTTCACCTACTTTCATCGCAAAACTACTTTTCACATTTTGCTTCTGCTAGTTCAACTACTGAAGCAGAGGCTCTTCTGAAATGGAAAGCCAGCTTTCTAAATCAAACCTCCCATAATAACCAGCTCAAGGATTGGATTTACCTTCCCAAGACTACTGATACGAATACCACCAATTCTTCCAACAACCCCAAAGCAAACGAAAGCCCATGCATTTGGACTGGTATTTCATGCAATGCCGCTGGAAGTGTCACCAACATAACCATTGCCAGTTCCGGTATACAAGGTATGCTACATGAATTTTCATTCTCATCCTTCCCTAATCTCGAATATCTTGACCTCAGCTTGAATAAACTTTTTGATGTCATCCCACCTCAGATCAGTTCCCTCTCCAAACTCCTCCATCTTGACCTCTCCAATAACCAGTTCTTCGGGAGAATTCCACCAGAAATCGGTCTACTCAGAAATCTTACCTTTCTCTATCTCTACAGAAATAATCTCTCTGACACCATTCCAAAAGAGTTAGGGAACCTGAAATCTTTGGTGCATCTAGAGTTGAATGCTAATCAACTCAATGGTTCAATTCCGACAACGTTGGGTGACTTGCATAACTTGAAAATTTTACACCTAAGTGACAACCAGCTTTCTGGCTCCATCCCTCAAAACCTAGGGAATATCCAAAGTTTGACAGTACTGGAATTAGATAACAACCAATTTTCGGGTTATTTGCCACAAAACATTTGCCGAGCTAGATCTCTTATAAACTTTTCAGCATCCTCCAACCATCTGATTGGTCCAATACCCAAAAGCCTGAAAACCTGCACGAGCTTATTCAGAGTTCGTCTTGAAAGGAACCAATTGACAGGCAACATATATGAAGACTTTGGTGTTTATCCGAGTCTCAATTTTATAGATTTGAGCAATAATCAATTCTATGGAAAAATCTCGCCAAATTGGGGATTGAGCCCAAATTTAACAACCCTACGAATAGCAGGAAACAACCTTATTGGTTCTATACCAGCTGAGATTGGAAATGCAACCCAAATTCATGAGCTGGATCTTTCATCAAATGGTTTAGTCGGGACAATTCCAAAGGAGTTCGGGGGATTAAATTCAATGGTGAACCTGATGTTGGATGGCAATCAACTTTCAGGTCGTGTCCCTTCAGAGTTTAAATCATTGACTGATCTAGAATATCTTAATCTGTCAGCAAACAAATTCAATGGTTCAATTCCAAGCTTCGTAGGTGACTTTCTCAAGTTAAATTACTTGAACTTGAGCACCAACAAGTTCAGTCAAGCAATCCCATTTCAGTTGGGGAAGTTAATTCATCTTTCCCAACTAGATTTGAGTTTTAACGCACTTGAAGGTCAGATACCATCAGATATTAGCAACATGCAGAGTCTGAAGATACTTAATATATCCCATAACAATCTTTCTGGTTACATTCCAACAAGTATGGAAGACATGCATGGGCTAACGTATGTTGACATATCCTACAATCACTTGGAAGGTCCACTTCCCAACATCAAAGCATTTCAAGCTACTCATCCAGAAGCATCACAAGACAATAAAGGCTTGTGTGACAACTCAAGTTTTTTGCAACTCTGCAATAATGAAAGCCCAAAAAAGGACCATAAACTCGTACTTTTGATTATCTTCCTTGTTCTTGGAGCAATTGCACTTCTAGCCTTTATATTTGCTTTTGtaccaaaaaggaaaaagaagcatCTAGAAGAAAGAAACAGGGATgacgaaatttctttttctataTTAAAGTTTGATGGGAAGATGATGTTTAAGGAAATCGTAAGGGCAACAGAAGATTTTGATCCCATGCATTGCATAGGGCAAGGAGAACAGGGAAGTGTCTACAAAGCAACTTTGTCATCCACTTGCACAGTGGCCGTGAAGAAACTCCATTTGCTATGCGATGATGACAAGAATCTTCAGAAGGCATTCTTGAATGAAATTAGGGCACTAACTGAGATGCGTCACCGAAATATTGTGAAGCTTTATGGTTTCTGTTCACATAGGCGACACTCATTTTTGGTGTATAAGTATCTTGAAAAGGGTAGTTTGGCTAGAGTATTGAGCAAAGATGAGGAAGCTAAAGAACTGGGGTGGAGTAAAAGGTTGAATATCGTGAAAGGTGTAGCTAGTGCCTTGTGTTACATGCACCACGATTGCTTGAAACCAATTGTACATCGGGACATATCGAGCAAGAACGTTTTGTTGGATGCAAAGTATCGGGCATGTGTTTCAGACCTTGGCATTGCTAAATTCTTAAACCCAGACTCAGCTAATTGGACTGCCCTTGCAGGCACCTATGGATATATTGCACCAG AGCTGGCATATACAATGGTAGTAAATGAGAAGTGTGATGTTTATAGCTTTGGAGTGGTGGCATTGGAGATAGTTATGGGAAGACATCCCGGAGATCTTCTCTCATCCCTATCATCGGGgttgtcgtcgtcgtcgtcatcatcaaCTGCCTTACCAGCCCATCCAATGCCAGTTGTGGATGTTTTCGACCAACGAATTTCCCCTCCAACACATCAAGTTGCAGGGGAAGTGCTCTCGCTTATAAAGATAGCATTTGCAAGCCTGAATTCCTGTCCTCGATCTCGTCCAACAATGAAACAAGTTTCTCAAAAATTTGAAACTCATCAGAGGCTACATTTGACGAAGCCATTACGTATGATAAAACTAGGTGAATTGCTTGCTTTCGATGGTTTGGATTTGGCTATCTGA